TAGGTCGAGGAGTAGCCTAGTTTCTGAAGTTATTTGAGTGTAGACTTTCCCCTAGGTGCGTAAGAGTATTTTTAAGTACGAAATTCACATTTAAGAGAGTCATTTATTACCTTGAGATTAAAATGAGTGTTTGGTAGGAGGGCTTGGGTCCTTCCTCTCCCCATTCCTCAATTACCACTTCACTTGACAACCAAGCTCCCAACTCttgaggttagtctttcccttctctctcattttatttcctcatttgccttttctttttgtattatttttttttttaacttttggtcTAGCCGAGCTCGACTCTGCCAGATCTCGATCGTGGCCGAGTGCCGGGCTTGACCATGGTCGAGGTCGGCCTTGGCGCCTGGCCGAGCGCCAAGCTCGACCTGGCCTCGATCGGGGTCGACCATGGCCGCTCCCCCTTGTCGCCCTTTCGTTGTtgctaccttttttttttaattaatttaataaaataagcCTCGACTTGACTAACATGTTTCTTATTGCTTTTTTGTCGCAAGTGTGGTTTGAGATTTCCCAAGCTAGGCTGCACCTGTTGAGCTCCTTTTGGCTCGTGCCTAGCTTAGGTTTTCCTTTCCTGACCTCTGTCTTTCTTCTCTCAGTTAATGATTCCTTTTTGTTGATCTTACTCATTTTTAGcatgtctttttcttcttcttccttttcggATTCAGAAACCTCAAATACTCGTCTTAGTAGTGAGGAATTGAACGTCGAATTATTTAGTCCCCCCTATGGCCCCCTTTGCAGGCAAAAAATGCTTAGGAGGCATAAAGGAGcttcccttcttctttcctCAGAGTCCCATCTCAGTAGTGATCCTAACTTAGAGAACTTACCTGAGAATCTTAACTTAGAGATCTTAACTTAGGATCCTAACTTAGAGAACTTACCTGAGGATCTTACTATTGACCACTCCACTATAATTGAGAAAGAGTTCATTCTCCTCGTCAAGAAATACCACCTCATCCTTGATAATTATTGGTATAGAGAACCCAGGGGTTTGAAAGCCCACCAGGCCCCCCATGGTTGTATCATTGTGTATGAGCAAGCTCTTGCTGCCGGTCTTAGGTTTCCCCTCGCGGCTCACGTAGTTAAGGTGTTCTTTGTTATGAGGTTATGTCTTTCTCAATTAATTTCTAATGGCTGGAGGTGTCTTACTACTTTCATTCTCTGTTGCTGAGCTCGAGATATTGAACCCACTGCTCAACTTTTCTTTAGGATGTTTAAGGTGGTCCCTGCTAGTAAGACCGAACTTTGGTTCGCTTTCTTTGCCGTCAACCAGCGTTAGTTCGTCGTTGATGATCCTACCTCCGTAAAACGATGGAAGAGTAAGTTTTCCTTTGCTGGCCTGAAGGACAGGAATGTTGGCTTCGGGGTGCTAGCTGAGTTGGTTTTCCAACCCTCAAAGATTTGTGGTCTCAAGGTCTCGCATGACGAGCTTCCTCACATTCGGATTTTGAGGGAGTTGAACCCCATCAGTGCTCGGGCATTGATATCTGACTGTAACCTATACTTGGGGGGTCTATCAGCTCATGCTTGCTCCAAGCCTGATGTTACTCTGGGTAGTCTCTTTTTCCACTATTTTTGCACCTtcaatttgttgttttctttgcTATTGACattttgcctttatttttgTAGCTAAAATGGTGAGCACGACCTTTATTTGGGGAAAGAATAAGCAGCAGCCTGTGGAGGGTAAGGATGCTGCCGCTTCCAAGAAGGGGAAAGCTGGCCTGGATCCCTCCCCTACTGGGGAGGGGGAGTCTAGCCGTCTTAGGAGGAAGAAAACTTCTCAAGCCCCGAGACAATTACCTCAAGCACCCGAGTCTCCTCCATACCACCCTGACCATGTTCCTAACTGGGGAGTAAAGGAAAGCGATCTTAGCCGGAACACCCAGGTGGCAAGGCAAATGATTCATCACTTCGCAACTCCTGCAGATCGTCAAGTATTGGCTGAACATTCCTCAGAGACAGTGGAGGCCGCCTTGTGCAAGCATCTGGCCCAGGTAACCCCCTTTTTACCTTACTGGCATCTTTTAGGCTCAACTATGGTGCCTTTACTCAGCTTGTTTGTTACAGGTGGTCACATTTGTCTCGGACTTCTCTGAACGCTTTGCCCAGGCCTCTAAGAAGACCCTTGAGTTAGACACCCAATTGCACGAGAGGGACGAGCTAGTAGACAGTCAGAGGAAAGACTTGGGAGAGTTAACCTCCAAGCGACAGTCTTTGGGCCCACGCATTCAGGAGCTCGAGGAAGAGCTATCCCGGGTGAACTCACTCAATCGTAGATATGAACGCGAGTATGTTGAGCCCACCAAACTTCCTGAAGTGGAGGTGTTCATCCAGCAAAACTTGCAGGAGGCTTGGAGGAAGGGATTTCAAACCCATGCGACCGAGGTGTTACGAGCTCATCCGGACTTGGATTTGTCCAATGTTCGATCTATTAAAGAAATTGTGGCCGAGTTAGAGGAGGACTCGGAGGTGGCTGATGACTAAAACGCTTCTCCTGATGCTTGAGTTTTTTCACATTTTCTAGCTAGGACTTTTTGTACCTCCTCCAACTTCATGTATTGAATTATTTCGCTTTTATATAATGCTATTCTACTTTGATTCTTCACTTTTTGATTGCGAATATATGGGCTAAGACTAGTTGAAACTTGATCCTTTGCATAGTTGAAGGGATTAATTTGACCCTTGGTTCTCCTTTAGTCGACAAATTGAAAGGGACGGTCTAGGGCTCTTTACTCTTGGATTTTAGCAACTCCCTTttggaggagggtgttgggttCTAAGTTATTTCTGGCCATTAGTCcgcctttggggacggcctagagCTTTTGACCCCTGAATTTTAGCCACTCCTTCAcagaggagggtgttgggctagagtttttcctggccattagtccacctttgatttggggacggcctagggttCTTAACCTTCGGATTTTTAGCCACTCCCCTGCAGAgaagggtgttgggctagagtttttcctttgccattagtccaccttcgactcggggacgacctagggctcttgacctttggattttcttttgGATGAAGAGAATCCGAATtcttgccattagtcgtaaaaGAGTACAAAAAGACTCGGGGCATTCCCctttttattgataaaatttcctcaagttTTGCACATTCCAAGTATGTTTCAAATGCTTGCCTTCCATatcttctagtcgatatgccctCGGACTTAGGGATTCCACCACCCGATACGACCCTTCCCAATTCGGGGTTAACTTATTCATGTCCTGAAGACGACTCACATCAAACTGTTGCAACACAAGATCTCCTGGCACGAAACTTCTGATGCGCACTTGTCGGTTGTAGTACCTAGCAATACACTGGTTATACGCAGCTTGTCGAATTCGTGCCAGATCTCAAAGTTCATCCACCAAGTCCAAATTACACCTTAACCCTTGCTCGTTCACCTCGGGATCGAAATGCCCCACTCGGTAGTTAGCCACCCCTATCTCAACAGGAATGAGAGCCTTCGAGCCATGACATAGTGTAAAAGGGGACTCTTCTGTAGTTGTTCGTGGTGTGGTTCGATAGGACCATAGTATGCTGGGGAGTTCGTCTACCCATCGACCATCGCTTTCTCCACTCGAGCTCGGAGTCCTTGAAGAATGGTTCTGTTTGTCAGCTCTACTTGCCCATTAGCTTGAGGATGGGCCACCAAGGTAAAATGTTGCTTAATCCCTAACTCACGGCACCATTCTTGTACGGACCGATCCTCGAATTGGGTGCCATTATTTGTTACTAGCACCTGGGGAATACCAAACTGGCATACGATGGATTTCCAAAAGAATTGCTTTACCCTCTGGCCAGTGATAGTCGCTATTGGCTTAGCCTCTACCCACTTAGTAAAGTAATCAATGGCCGCTATCAAGTATTTGTTTTGTCTGGATCGCTAGCGGGAAAGGTCCGATGATTTCAACTCCTCACCGGGCGAATGGACAAGGCGACGCTAGGTGGGTAAGTTCGGCTGTCGGGGTGTGAACCAAGTTTGAAGTCCTTTGGCATCTTTCACAAGTTCGAACTAGCTGCACATCATCGTAGTATCCTTGTCGGAGTGCTTTTTGAGAAAGAGACCGAGCTCTAATATGACTGCCGCAAATCCCCTTGTGGATCTCCCTTAGGATGTAATCGGCTTCGGCGGGTCCCACACACCTTAGCAGCGGCTGGGTGAAGGACTTCTTGTAGAGGTCCGGGCCAACCAGTAGGAATTTGGCAGCTTGGCTCCTTTCGGCTCTCTTGCTCCTTCTTTGGTAGCCACCCCTTAGTTAGATGTGCTATGATGAGATCCATCCAATTTTCTCCCCTATCCAAGCAAAGCTGTTTTGCTTCTGTCTCAATGCTTCTTTGGGGTAATGACTCCATGTAGACAGCCCGGGAATACCTGGGGAAGGAAGAAGCAACTATCCTTGAGAGAGCATCTGCCACGATGTTGTTGATTTTCACTACCTGGAAACGCGCCATGAGATTCTTAGCCATCGCCAAATACTGGGCCATAGTTTCCTTTTGGGCCTCGAACTCTCCTATTACTTGCTGTACAATTAAATTAGAGTCAGAATATACCTCCAGATCCCTGACTCCCATCTTCTCTGCTAGTCTGAGTCCGGCAAGAAATGCCTCGCACTCGGCCTTATTATTAGAGGCATTGAACTCGAAGTGGAGGGTATACGACCAAGCTTGTCCATCGCGGCTCTGGAGCAGTAACCTAGCACCGCTGCCCCTGACGTTCAAGCTCCCATCCACAGAGAGAGTCCAAGTCTGGGAAACCCTTTCGACTTCTTCACTTGGTAGAGTGCCTTCCATTATGAAGTCCACCAGAGCCTGTGCCTTGATGGCTGGTCGAGGGCGATAGTCGATGTCGAAAGCGCTTAGCTCCACTGCCCATTTGAGCATCCTTCCAAACAAGTATGGATTTCCTAGCACATGCTTTAAAGGCTGGCTAGTTAAGATGATAATGTGGTGTGCCTCAAAGTAGAGTCTCAGCTTTCGAGCGGAGATAATTAGGGCATAAGCCAACTTTTATGTCGGAGTATAGCGAATCTCGGCCCTGACCAGCCTTTTACTAACATAATAGACCGGTTGCTGAACTTTGTCATCCTCCTGCACTAGAACTGAGCTGACAACTTCATTTGAAGCAGCCAGATAAATACATAATGACTTCTCCGGCTGCGGCTTGGCTAGGAGCAGGGGGGAGACTAGATACCGTTTTAGCTGTTCAAAGGCCTCTTGGCATTCTTGTGTCCATGTGAAATTCTGGACTCGAGTCAAGGCTTTAAAAAATGGCTGTCTCTTCTCCGCTGACCTTGACAAGAATCTTCCCAATCTTGCCATCCTTCTAGTTAATCTCTGCACCTCCTTGATATTCTGAGGAGGAGGCATCTCGAGGATGACCTTTTTCTTTGAGGGGTTGGCCGCAATCCCCCAGTAACGCACCATGAACCCAAGAATTTACAAGCCGTAACCCCAAAGGCTCACTTGCCCGGGTTGAGCTTCATTTGATATTGGTGCAAGGTCCGGAGGCACTCCTGCAAGTCATCCGGATGTTGCTTAGCCAAGAGACTCTTGACCAACATATCATTCACGTAAGCTTTCATGTTTCGACCGAGCTGAGCTTTGAATAGTTTGTTGACCAACCTTTGATATGTAGCCCCGGGGTTCTTAAGCCCTGAAGGGCATAACCCAGTAACAATAGGGGGCCTTGTCTGTGATGAATGCAGTCTTTTCCTGATCTTCAGGGTGCAATGGAATTTGGTGGTACCCCTGGAATGCATTTAGGAAACTCATCAGCTGACACCTCACTGTTTCGTTAATCAACGCATCAATTCTGGGTAGAGGATAACTGTATTTCGTGCAAGCTTTATTGAGGTCTTTAAAATCAATATAGAACCTCCATTTCTCCTACCCCTTGGAGACGAGAACCACGTTAGTTAGCCACTCTAGGTAGTCAACTTCCTAGATGTGATTATCTTCGATAAGTTTTCCCACCTCAGCCTCTATATCTTTAGCTCGCTCTGGGGcaaacttcctctccctctGTCTTATTGGCACGCAATTTGGGTAAAGCCAGTGATGGGTTATGACCGTTGGGTCTATACCTGGCATATCCAGTGTAGACCAGGTAAACACATCACGATATCGTCGTAGAAGTGAAAGGACTTCAGATCGCAATGGCTCCTGTAACTTGGAACTGATTCGCACTGTTCGATTAGGCTCTTCCCCCAGCGGGACTTCCTCAAGCTCGTCCACTAGCTCTGAGGTTTTTGGCTCTTCTAGACCCTCCAAGACAAAATTGGTGACCACGCTAGGAGGGGCACTAGAACTCTGTCCCACCCTCCTTATTGGCCTTTGCCCTGCTTCCATACTCTGGGCCCTAGCTTGCTCCGGCTCCATTTGGCCCCGACCGGCTTGAGGAAAAGCATCCTGGTTCAGTCTTGAATTTGACTCTAACCCTTTGGTAATAATAGCATTCAGGGAGGCCTAATCTCGCCTGGAGTAGggaatttcaacaccatgtgaTACGTGCTTGGTACCGCCCTTAGAGCACTAAGCTTGGACCTTCCAAAGATCATATTGTATGCTGAGGGGACATCAGCAACCAAGAAGTCCAACGCCACTTGGGATCTGCGAGAGCCGCTACCAACAGTCAGGGGCAGCTGGATCAGCCCCTTCGAATGTACCACCATTCCATCAAAACCTACTAGTGGGACTTGAATTGGCCTCAGCTAATCAAGTGTAAATCCCATTCCCAAGAACGCCCTTTTGTAGAGAATCTCCGAAGAGCTGCCAGGGTCCACCAAGATTTGCCTCATTTCCCACTCTCCTACCTGAGCAGTGATTACTAGAGGATCTGAGTAGTTGATGTGAATCGGAAGATCTTTCTCGGAGAAAGTGATGATCGCCTCCTCCTTTACTGCATTATTGGGAGTGGTGGAGCCTTCCCTATTCTGAACCCCCAACCAATTATCTTGAGTCCTGGGACCTATTCTGGGCCCACTCCTCCACAGgctgttttccttctctctGAGGCGGTGTCCGAGTTCACTTTCGGAAGTGATGACGAGGAGGAGACCTCCTCCTATTCTCCGGCTTGGACTCTACCTTGCCCGAGCTTGTGCCTCCTCTCCAAATGAAATCATGGAGGTAGCCTCAGTTGATGAGCTATTGAATCTCTTATTTCAATTGGATGCAGTCTTCTGTATCATGACTGTGGTCCCGATGGAATCAGCAATACTTCTTtttgcttcgagtgttgggCGGAGACTTCAGTGGGGGAGGACGCTGCAGATAATCCTTATCCTCTAGTGCCAAGAGAATCTCTGCTCGACTTGTATTGAGGGGAGTATAACTCACCGGGCCTCCACGAATACCCCCAAAACCGAAGATCGCTCCACGAATACCCCCAAAACCGAAGCGATCTTTTGTTCGGGATGAGCGATATTCGGCCTTCTGTTCTTCCACtagctttttcttctccttctctctttccttcttgtCGGGCAAGGACTTTTATATTGAGGGTTGTCGGGCAAGGACTTCTGTGAAGgtacgaggtggagtcttggcCAAGACTGAGCGAATGGCCCAGCCCTCAAGCCATTCTGGAGGGCCACCATTGCAATCTGTTGATCAAACTCGTCGATGCTCAAAGCCTCCTCATTGAACCTGGCCATAAAATCCTTTAGGGACTCCCCTTGGTTTTGCTCGACGTTAActagagccatggaagacttctgGTGACGTTTCAAGGGAGCATAGTGGGCTAGGAAACATGTTTTCAGCTCTCCCTAGCTGTTGATGCAATGATGGGGAAGGCAAGAGTACCTCGTCTGGGCATGACCTCCCAAAGTAGCCAAAAAGGCCCGACACCACATCGCGTCCGACCCCGACTGCACCAGCATATGAGAGGAAAAGAGCTCTACATGATCATAGGGGTCGGTGTTTCCATCGTAGAGCTTTGTGGACGGGATACGAAACCTCTCTGGAGGAACCTCTGCCATGATGTTCTTACTCAggggttggttagagccgaaGTGGGGTAGCTCCTCCTTTCCCCTCTTGAGTTCCTGAACCTGCCACTCTAGAAAACGCAACCGCTGCTTCTGCGAGGTCCCTTCTTCCCGCGAGGGGGAGGAAGTGGATTCTGTCACCTTCAAAAGATGGATTTCTTGGCCTGACGGATAGGATGGACGAAGCTCCGGGGTAGGAGGAGGGGACTGGTGTTCTTCCTGATGAAAAGGCACCTGTCGACGACGCTGTTCATTTTGCTGCAGATAACCGGTTAACAACTCAATTAGCTGTTGAATTTGATTTTCTAGCTTGACGAGACGATCTTCTGGCATTGGATTGGCTGGAGGCGATAGATCCTCTCCTTGCGCCGGGGCCTCCAGATTGGCCCTAGCTTGGCTGCGAGTCACGTCCCTTCGGGGGGCCATCCAGTTAGTTATGGCAAGGAGTAAAATCGTTAACACTAGGTTGGAGGTGAGAAGATCGGGGTCTGAAGTGAGGAGTAGAAGTCCGAAGCATGAGGCATGGAAATAAGAGGTTGGCGAGTatggacgtcggccccacggtgggtgccaaatgatgatggtatttGAGATCGATCACCACGTGTCGCCTTGACAATTAGGCCTCGGGAGTGGGAACTTCGGACTTGGCGATGTTTGACCTCGGGAATGTagcctgcaagacaatggagcaCTAGGGGCTAGAATCTCCCGGGGtagactccgacgctcaagttagtagaataaatgcaagtagAAAATGTAAGAGCTTGAGACTTGTTATACCTGGTGAAGACCCTAGTTTTTTATAGGCAGGTCCGTTATAGGGTACCCGAGATAAAACTCGAGATGGGCGAGCACGGCTCCTGAGGACCCCAGTCAAGTTGGAATGGGTCTTGTGGTCCAATCCGGATTTTTCGGACTCCAATTTGGATTGCTTTGCAAGCGTTGCCATGTGTCATTTTACTAGTCGTATAGGACTGTTCCCCGCTCTGTCTTGTTGGCTTGCCACGTGTCAACCTCTCGGGCGATCCATGTGGCAAGCGAGACTACTAATGCGCAGGGGGTAGTTTAGTAATTTAGGCCATGCCACATCAGGTATACTGTTTTCTGTACATGATTTTGGCGATATTATggtatatttatatctttattttgttatttagatTCTGGTATTTagttccattttttatttttgtatggtgGATGGGTTTCCCACCCTACCTCTCTTATATTATTGAGatgatacaaaaatttaatttctattataCACCTCTCAGTTGTGGATGTTTTACTGTATATTATCTGTACTTGGGATTAGTGCCAGTCATGAACCCACCAAAatttgggtcatgacaataaACTTGCTCTTTTATGTGTTCTTCCAGGTATTCCTCATCATTTGCTTCGTTTGGttcttaaaaaattaagggCTTAGTTGGATAATTGGCAGACACATGTCCGAAACCTTTGCTACCTTTGCATTTAAAACACTGAACTAGCTAGTGTTTTGATTTCCAGTCAATTTGGGCCTTCCCTTAGTTTCTCTCATGAATGGAGTGCCCTGAGAGGTTGGCCTAAGACAAACTTAATCCTTTGGGGAGGGACTTGATCAAGAGGAGGATGAATGTGTATACACCTAACATGCTGGGATCTAGACACAAAAGTTCATGTTCTGGGCAAAAGAACGGGCGTGGACAAGGGTGTCTTTGCCTCTTAGAACTAGCTCTTTCCTAGCTTTAtcattaagaagaagaagaagaagaagaagaagaagcttgagAAGAAcaggagagaagaagagaagagaaagattaGACGAGAGAGAAATTCAATATCAATTGGGAATCTAAATCCTAATATGATTGGATCCTATAATAGCTATATTATCGAACAAAAGTGAAAACAAGTGAAAATAACaagataacaaaataaatcctaatctaaatctaatttctaaaaccaaaagaaaaatcaaaacaggAAACATATCCCTATCTGGAGTCTTGGGACTGTTTACAGATGAAAATTAGGAAGCTCTCCAAAAATGTGGCGTTAAATTCATGATGATAGAACTATTGATTTTATCCTGACAATTCCAAAGGTCACATTTATTCCCATTATATTTTGGTGATGTTATCTATTCTGTCTGAACTACTCTGATAAGTGCTACTTAGAAAACATGGAAATTTAGATACAAGTTTCCCTTCAGAACATAAAATATTCTGTTTTCATGTCATTGacatttttgaaattcttttctttgattGTTTCCAATTAAATTAGGTTAACATTCCAAAAACCAAGAAACAGCAAGGCCAAGGAGAAGCACACCTTGCACAAGGTTAATATAACATCCGAATCAAATGTGATACTGAAACTACACTTTTTGTACTTCTGTAGTTTTGGTTACAGATGTGATAACATCTCTATGGATAGATTCCCAAAATTtatgcgaaaaaaaaaaaaaaacagatatGCAGAAGTACTGTGTGACAAGccaaaaaatattgttatataatttttccatattttttttcttgcttagTTTATAGATGACAAATTTTGAgccatatttttatttttggttataTGTCTTACAAATGAAAATTGAATTCATGAATTTAGTCATCTAAACCCAGAATTTTGATTGGATAGAAGCTTATTTTGCCATTGATAGTTGTGGGGAATTAAGAAAGCTTTGATGGAAACAAGACATGTATGGAATATCTGAATTGACATTGTGTATAAGAACTAGATATTTGGTCAACAAATTGGTTAGGTTTCTCCCTATCTAGCTGGGCACTCATGATACAATAAAGATTTCACAGAGTGAATTTGATGTTCTGAATTTCTAGTTGCGTTTCTAGCATTTTCTTATTTAGAATTGATAATGTGGATATACTTAAAAACTGCATTTCTGTCATCTATATATTTTAAGGCTTGCCCCTATACATGCATTTTTTGGTAACATttagggatgtaaatgggtccccAATGGGTCGCAATTAACCtcatttaatattaaaagaagTATAAAATGAGTATATAGGTATAAGActctttttgaaatttattaaaacatgTGAATGGGGTTCAATTGGGGCCCATTTTACATCACTAATCACAGAATGTAGACAACTTCT
This genomic stretch from Diospyros lotus cultivar Yz01 chromosome 1, ASM1463336v1, whole genome shotgun sequence harbors:
- the LOC127811370 gene encoding uncharacterized protein LOC127811370 isoform X2, which gives rise to MVSTTFIWGKNKQQPVEGKDAAASKKGKAGLDPSPTGEGESSRLRRKKTSQAPRQLPQAPESPPYHPDHVPNWGVKESDLSRNTQVARQMIHHFATPADRQVLAEHSSETVEAALCKHLAQVVTFVSDFSERFAQASKKTLELDTQLHERDELVDSQRKDLGELTSKRQSLGPRIQELEEELSRVNSLNRRYEREYVEPTKLPEVEVFIQQNLQEAWRKGFQTHATEVLRAHPDLDLSNVRSIKEIVAELEEDSEVADD